The following proteins are encoded in a genomic region of Lactiplantibacillus plantarum:
- a CDS encoding energy-coupling factor transporter transmembrane component T family protein → MNPSMKLLLLLIIALEISFTTIVSLNVALIILALIYLLGHRTRLRTLGWLLLIPLLPAIGLWSTQYINGSGDKTLMAWVLFTRIYAFVFTGATFTLTTDVLQLTDSLEQNWHLPAKFAYGVLAAYNLVPRIQHEVQVIRAAGLMRGQVLSFWSPQLYFKAILVSINWSQNLAQAMRSHGFIEDAPRTHYRQIPLTKLDWTIVISGVLLLQVGVFVIPWR, encoded by the coding sequence ATGAATCCTAGCATGAAATTATTATTACTACTCATCATTGCACTAGAAATTTCATTCACGACAATTGTAAGTTTGAACGTGGCACTGATTATTCTGGCACTGATTTACCTGCTCGGTCACCGAACGCGGCTTCGAACATTAGGGTGGTTACTACTCATTCCGTTGCTACCAGCAATTGGACTTTGGAGTACCCAGTACATTAACGGTAGCGGTGACAAGACTTTGATGGCCTGGGTCCTGTTCACACGAATCTATGCGTTTGTTTTTACGGGCGCTACTTTTACGCTCACGACTGACGTCTTACAATTAACCGACTCGCTTGAGCAGAACTGGCATTTACCCGCCAAATTTGCATATGGCGTCCTCGCCGCGTATAACTTGGTACCTCGGATTCAGCACGAAGTTCAAGTGATTCGGGCTGCTGGTCTGATGCGTGGGCAAGTCCTGTCCTTCTGGTCACCACAGCTCTACTTTAAAGCAATTTTGGTCTCTATCAATTGGTCGCAGAACCTTGCCCAGGCCATGCGCTCCCATGGCTTTATCGAAGATGCACCCCGCACTCACTATCGTCAGATTCCACTGACTAAGTTGGATTGGACCATTGTGATTAGCGGCGTCTTGCTTTTACAAGTCGGCGTCTTCGTCATTCCGTGGCGCTAG